A region of Acidimicrobiales bacterium DNA encodes the following proteins:
- a CDS encoding SIS domain-containing protein, translated as MCGIVVLVYRRTDRPVPSADQLLPGLAGLSSQLRDAAAAPGDGGGLLGVTRAAGTAAGAADHLLGGIPGVRALLEQPGLAEAIEERCAEITACFQAVEVAIDEAGAGWPAGRVEEVNAALVDLRDATWALQHDRLRTAAAVAELAGVGASLRAVEGYTAIQQTLAGIDRLEVRGRDSAGIEVFVTGHGLDLESSTVAPLLRQRPSDPLFRNGSVHVVDGGGLSFVYKAAAEIGELGDNTAAMRSTIAADRLLRLAMSGDGANVRVLAHTRWASVGIISEPNAHPLNSEEIGVADGPYVVAALNGDIDNFADLKAAERLEIASDITTDAKVIPTVVSRGLAKGEAPIEAFRHAVQTFEGSVAIAAATAADPGRVLLALRGSGQALYVGLSDDLYIVASEPYGVVELADTYLRLDGETPSNPDAPAASRGQIVALDRDQAGTLEGIGRWSYDGTPLPVTDADLVRAEITTRDVDRGSARHFLLKEITEAPASFRKTLRGKLLDGPDGLRVSAGPTTLPESVEAALRSGRIDRVVAVGQGTAAIAAEAVALALGDVLSGTDVRVEATLATELSGFRLRLDMSDTLVIAVSQSGTTTDTNRTVDLARARGAAVVSIVNRRDSDLTDKSDGVLYTSDGRDVEMSVASTKAFYSQVAAGFLLAGAIAQVILEGDARGDAAARRRALADQADVLTALRALPDALEQVLATRPAIAEAARRFAPPKRYWAIVGSGPDRIAAREIRIKLSELCYKAIACDTTEDKKHIDLSSEPLIFVCAAGLQGSTADDVAKEVAIYRAHKATPVVVATEGEDRFNGAHAVLTVPATHPRLGFVLATMVGHLFGYEAALAIDASARPLREARAAIEQAVIDHLAADQLLDLLRPQLAPAHQRFADGLRTGTYNGHLEASTAVRLASLLRYAGGLSPLESYQLEFGKQGTPSLVLEDLTAALTDAIDELTRPIDAIKHQAKTVTVGISRSDEGLLQVPLVAAVLDAGAGRDRLSYKALRALAALDPAVAEVRGFTRYAIDETDQATPTIEVVDRGGVSRDIPSRTAGNPLLRGTKRRAVTEREVTAAVGSDQRHLVLVPEVKGNQCTGLTLLQVQFHDRLAEPVIRGVMEGYRSRYGALRDAVTESEPVFRDDLLADQPVVELLTQPVLVLAKRWTEG; from the coding sequence ATGTGCGGGATCGTCGTCCTCGTCTACCGACGCACTGACCGCCCTGTTCCGAGCGCAGACCAGCTGCTTCCCGGCTTGGCCGGACTTTCGTCGCAGCTCCGCGACGCTGCGGCTGCGCCGGGCGACGGGGGCGGGTTGCTCGGGGTGACCCGCGCGGCCGGCACTGCCGCAGGCGCTGCCGACCACCTGCTGGGCGGCATTCCCGGCGTTCGCGCGCTCCTGGAGCAGCCGGGCCTGGCCGAGGCCATCGAGGAGCGATGTGCCGAGATCACCGCCTGCTTCCAGGCGGTCGAGGTCGCCATCGACGAGGCGGGCGCGGGTTGGCCGGCGGGTCGTGTCGAGGAAGTCAACGCCGCGCTCGTCGACCTTCGGGACGCCACCTGGGCCCTGCAACACGACCGGCTCCGCACCGCTGCGGCTGTCGCCGAGCTCGCCGGAGTGGGCGCCTCTCTCCGCGCGGTGGAGGGCTACACCGCGATCCAGCAGACGTTGGCCGGGATCGACCGGCTCGAGGTGCGGGGGCGGGATTCCGCCGGCATCGAGGTGTTCGTCACCGGTCACGGCCTCGACCTCGAGTCGTCCACCGTCGCCCCGCTCCTACGCCAGCGACCGTCGGATCCGTTGTTCCGGAACGGGTCGGTGCACGTGGTCGACGGCGGCGGGCTGAGCTTCGTGTACAAGGCCGCCGCCGAGATCGGCGAGCTGGGCGACAACACGGCTGCCATGCGGTCGACGATCGCTGCCGACCGGCTCCTCCGCCTGGCCATGAGCGGTGACGGCGCGAACGTCCGGGTGCTCGCCCACACGCGCTGGGCGAGCGTCGGCATCATCTCCGAGCCCAACGCGCACCCCCTGAACTCCGAGGAGATCGGCGTGGCGGACGGGCCTTACGTGGTCGCCGCCCTCAACGGCGACATCGACAACTTCGCCGACCTCAAGGCGGCTGAGCGGCTCGAGATCGCCTCGGACATCACCACCGACGCCAAAGTGATCCCGACGGTGGTGTCGCGAGGCCTGGCGAAAGGCGAGGCGCCGATCGAGGCGTTCCGCCACGCGGTCCAGACCTTCGAAGGTTCGGTCGCCATCGCAGCGGCGACGGCCGCCGACCCGGGTCGAGTGCTGCTGGCACTGCGCGGCAGCGGCCAGGCGCTCTACGTGGGACTGTCCGACGACCTGTACATCGTGGCCAGCGAACCGTACGGGGTGGTGGAGTTGGCCGACACGTACCTGCGTCTCGACGGCGAGACCCCGTCGAATCCCGACGCGCCGGCCGCGAGCCGCGGCCAGATCGTGGCGCTCGACCGCGACCAGGCGGGCACGTTGGAGGGCATCGGCCGCTGGTCCTACGACGGGACCCCGTTGCCGGTCACCGACGCCGACCTCGTCCGGGCCGAGATCACCACCCGCGACGTCGACCGCGGCAGCGCTCGCCACTTCCTGCTCAAGGAGATCACCGAGGCACCTGCGTCGTTCCGCAAGACGTTGCGCGGCAAGTTGCTCGACGGGCCCGACGGCCTGCGCGTGTCGGCGGGTCCCACCACGCTGCCCGAGTCGGTGGAGGCGGCGCTGCGCAGCGGCCGGATCGACCGTGTCGTCGCGGTGGGTCAGGGCACCGCGGCCATCGCTGCCGAAGCGGTCGCGCTCGCGTTGGGCGACGTGCTGTCCGGGACCGACGTCCGCGTGGAGGCCACGCTCGCCACGGAGTTGTCGGGCTTCCGGCTCCGACTCGACATGTCCGACACGCTGGTCATCGCCGTGAGCCAGAGCGGCACGACCACCGACACGAACCGCACCGTCGACCTCGCGCGGGCCCGCGGCGCGGCGGTGGTGTCGATCGTCAACCGCCGCGACAGTGACCTGACCGACAAGTCCGACGGCGTGCTGTACACGTCCGACGGCCGCGACGTCGAGATGAGCGTGGCGTCGACCAAGGCGTTCTACAGCCAAGTCGCCGCCGGCTTCCTGCTCGCTGGTGCCATCGCGCAGGTGATCCTCGAAGGTGACGCGCGAGGCGACGCCGCCGCGCGGCGCCGCGCGCTCGCCGACCAAGCCGACGTGCTCACCGCGCTGCGGGCGCTTCCCGACGCGCTGGAACAGGTGCTCGCCACCCGTCCGGCCATTGCCGAGGCGGCCCGACGGTTCGCCCCGCCGAAGCGGTACTGGGCGATCGTCGGGTCGGGCCCCGACCGCATCGCCGCACGCGAGATCCGCATCAAGCTGTCGGAGCTGTGCTACAAGGCGATTGCCTGTGACACCACCGAGGACAAAAAGCACATCGACTTGTCGTCCGAGCCGTTGATCTTCGTGTGCGCGGCCGGTCTGCAGGGGTCGACCGCTGATGACGTCGCCAAAGAAGTGGCGATCTACCGAGCGCACAAGGCAACGCCTGTGGTGGTGGCCACCGAGGGCGAGGATCGCTTCAACGGCGCACACGCGGTGCTCACCGTGCCGGCCACCCACCCGCGGTTGGGCTTCGTGCTGGCCACCATGGTGGGTCACCTGTTCGGCTATGAGGCCGCGCTGGCGATCGATGCGTCAGCCCGACCGCTGCGAGAAGCGCGGGCGGCCATCGAGCAGGCGGTCATCGATCACCTCGCTGCCGACCAGCTGCTCGACTTGCTGCGCCCGCAGCTGGCCCCCGCCCACCAGCGCTTCGCCGACGGGCTGCGCACCGGCACGTACAACGGGCACCTCGAAGCGTCGACTGCCGTGCGGCTCGCGTCGCTGCTCCGCTACGCCGGCGGTCTCTCCCCGCTGGAGAGCTACCAGCTCGAGTTCGGCAAGCAGGGCACGCCGAGCCTGGTGCTCGAAGACCTCACCGCCGCCCTCACCGACGCAATCGACGAGCTCACCCGCCCCATCGACGCCATCAAACACCAGGCGAAGACCGTCACGGTCGGCATCTCGCGTTCGGACGAAGGGCTGCTGCAAGTCCCGCTGGTCGCCGCGGTGCTCGACGCGGGCGCGGGTCGCGATCGGCTCAGCTACAAGGCATTGCGTGCGTTGGCCGCGCTCGATCCTGCGGTGGCCGAGGTGCGGGGTTTCACCCGCTATGCGATCGACGAGACCGACCAGGCCACCCCCACGATCGAGGTGGTCGACCGCGGCGGCGTGTCGCGCGACATCCCGTCGCGCACCGCCGGCAACCCCCTGCTGCGCGGCACCAAACGGCGGGCGGTCACCGAGCGAGAGGTCACTGCGGCGGTCGGATCCGACCAGCGCCACCTCGTGTTGGTGCCCGAGGTCAAGGGCAACCAGTGCACGGGGCTCACGCTGCTGCAAGTGCAGTTCCACGACCGGCTCGCCGAGCCGGTGATCCGTGGCGTGATGGAGGGCTACCGCAGCCGCTACGGCGCCCTCCGCGACGCCGTCACCGAGTCCGAGCCGGTCTTCCGCGACGATCTGCTCGCCGACCAGCCCGTCGTCGAGCTGTTGACCCAGCCGGTCCTGGTGCTGGCGAAGCGGTGGACTGAGGGTTGA
- a CDS encoding phosphoglucosamine mutase, with translation MTLKFGTDGVRGVANAELTPELVLALGRAAARVIGGRRWLVGRDTRLSGPMLQAALSAGLASEGIEVVDLGVIPTPGVAWASASQSAPAAMISASHNPFGDNGIKFFTAGGRKLSDEMETRLERELASLADTDALPLAASPPAETVASTEGRVVIVDPAVAAPPIHVGARTAGQIAGPRVGAQVGDLVGAPEVVDRYVDHLERVVLEGRRLDGIRVVIDCANGAASVTAPRVLQTLGCEVTVLHAQPNGQNINDACGSTYPADLQRAVPQRRAHLGLAFDGDADRVIAVDAEGHLIDGDQLIALLAIDHKQRGQLADDTVVVTIMSNLGFRLGMERRGIRVVETQVGDRNVLEALEHGRWSLGGEQSGHIIFRDLATTGDGLLTGLQVLDALARTGKSLGDLANLAMTRLPQVLVNVKVAQRRPDLLDDLAPFVAKAEEELSGEGRVVVRASGTEPVVRVMVEASTRETAVGVADRLAEAVGQVSRGATAD, from the coding sequence ATGACACTCAAGTTCGGCACCGATGGCGTGCGTGGCGTGGCCAACGCCGAGCTCACGCCCGAACTGGTCCTCGCGCTCGGGCGCGCCGCCGCCCGGGTGATCGGCGGTCGCCGTTGGCTGGTGGGCCGCGACACTCGGCTTTCGGGTCCCATGCTGCAGGCCGCGCTGTCGGCTGGCTTGGCGTCGGAGGGGATCGAAGTCGTCGACTTGGGCGTCATCCCGACCCCTGGCGTGGCGTGGGCGTCGGCATCGCAGTCCGCGCCCGCCGCGATGATCTCGGCGTCGCACAACCCGTTCGGCGACAACGGCATCAAGTTCTTCACGGCCGGCGGCCGCAAGCTCAGCGACGAGATGGAGACCCGGCTCGAACGCGAGTTGGCTTCTTTGGCGGACACCGACGCGCTCCCGCTGGCCGCATCACCGCCGGCCGAGACGGTCGCGTCGACCGAAGGCCGCGTCGTGATCGTCGACCCGGCGGTCGCCGCGCCACCGATCCACGTGGGTGCCCGCACGGCAGGACAGATCGCCGGACCCCGGGTCGGCGCGCAGGTGGGCGACCTCGTCGGGGCACCCGAAGTGGTCGACCGCTACGTCGACCACTTGGAGCGGGTCGTGCTCGAAGGACGACGGCTCGACGGGATCCGGGTGGTGATCGACTGCGCGAACGGGGCGGCTTCGGTGACCGCGCCGCGCGTGTTGCAGACGCTTGGTTGCGAGGTCACCGTCCTGCACGCTCAGCCGAACGGACAGAACATCAACGACGCGTGCGGCTCCACCTACCCCGCCGACCTCCAGCGCGCCGTGCCACAGCGCCGCGCCCATCTGGGTCTGGCGTTCGACGGCGACGCCGACCGGGTGATCGCGGTCGACGCCGAGGGCCACCTCATCGACGGTGACCAGCTCATCGCCCTGCTGGCCATCGACCACAAGCAGCGCGGCCAGCTCGCGGACGACACGGTGGTGGTCACGATCATGAGCAACCTCGGTTTTCGCCTGGGCATGGAGCGCCGGGGCATCCGTGTCGTGGAGACCCAGGTGGGCGACCGCAACGTGCTCGAAGCGCTCGAGCACGGCCGGTGGAGCCTCGGCGGCGAGCAGTCGGGCCACATCATCTTCCGGGACCTCGCCACGACTGGTGATGGGCTGCTGACCGGCCTCCAAGTGCTCGACGCGCTGGCGCGTACCGGCAAGTCGCTCGGCGACCTCGCCAACTTGGCCATGACGCGCCTGCCGCAAGTGCTGGTGAACGTGAAGGTCGCGCAGCGTCGCCCCGACCTGCTCGACGATCTCGCCCCCTTCGTCGCCAAGGCCGAGGAAGAGCTCTCGGGTGAGGGGCGCGTCGTGGTGCGTGCGTCGGGGACAGAGCCCGTCGTGCGGGTGATGGTCGAGGCGTCCACTCGGGAGACCGCGGTGGGCGTCGCCGACCGACTCGCGGAGGCTGTCGGCCAGGTCAGCCGTGGCGCGACCGCCGACTGA
- the rpsI gene encoding 30S ribosomal protein S9 has product MSKPLTQTTGRRKAAVARVRLRAGEGNLTVNGRALEAHFPSAAHRNLLTEPLRLTETEGQYDIDATLDGGGVAGQAGAMRLGIARALAELDPELRASLKKAGFLRRDARIKEPKHYGLKKARKAPQYSKR; this is encoded by the coding sequence GTGTCCAAGCCGCTCACTCAGACCACTGGGCGCCGCAAGGCCGCGGTCGCGCGGGTCCGCCTGCGGGCCGGCGAGGGGAACCTCACGGTCAACGGCCGTGCGCTCGAAGCCCACTTCCCCTCCGCCGCCCACCGCAACCTGCTCACCGAGCCCTTGCGACTCACCGAGACCGAAGGTCAGTACGACATCGACGCCACGCTCGACGGTGGCGGTGTCGCCGGGCAGGCCGGTGCGATGCGGCTCGGAATCGCCCGTGCGCTCGCCGAGCTCGACCCCGAGCTGCGCGCCTCGCTGAAGAAGGCGGGTTTCCTGCGGCGCGATGCCCGCATCAAGGAGCCGAAGCACTACGGCCTGAAGAAGGCCCGCAAGGCACCGCAGTACTCCAAGCGCTGA
- the rplM gene encoding 50S ribosomal protein L13, which produces MPTYTPKASEIERSWYVVDAEGVVLGRLATEVARVLRGKHKPVYAPHMDMGDHVIIVNADKVVLTNNKAGAKQVYTHSGYPGGIKAESYEHLLERKPEDALRRTVRGMLPKNRLGRQMLKKLKVYAGPTHPHAAQDPQPLALDARARARA; this is translated from the coding sequence GTGCCCACCTACACCCCGAAAGCCAGCGAGATCGAGCGCTCGTGGTACGTCGTCGACGCCGAGGGCGTGGTGCTGGGCCGGCTCGCGACCGAGGTCGCCCGGGTGCTGCGTGGCAAGCACAAGCCGGTGTACGCCCCCCACATGGACATGGGCGACCACGTGATCATCGTGAACGCCGACAAGGTGGTGCTCACCAACAACAAGGCGGGCGCCAAGCAGGTGTACACGCACTCCGGCTACCCCGGCGGCATCAAGGCCGAGTCGTATGAGCACCTGCTCGAACGCAAGCCGGAAGACGCGCTGCGCCGCACGGTGCGCGGCATGCTCCCCAAGAACCGCCTCGGCCGCCAGATGCTGAAGAAGCTCAAGGTGTACGCCGGGCCCACCCATCCGCACGCGGCGCAGGACCCGCAGCCGCTCGCTCTCGACGCCCGCGCTCGGGCTCGCGCGTAG
- the ilvA gene encoding threonine ammonia-lyase, giving the protein MSPPTAPLPRPVTLVDVHDVEAARAALRGHIRVTPVETSATLSARAGRPVLLKAEYRQRTGSFKVRGAYHHIAGLPGSAAELVAASAGNHAQGVALAASLAGRRATIFMPVHAALPKVEATRAYGAEVRLVGDDVEGAMAAAEAHANATGAHLVPPFDDPAVIAGQGTVGLEILDQVPDLATVVVPVGGGGLLAGVAVAVKARRPDVHVVGVQAAGAASMVASLRAGTPTTVAHVHTIADGIAVKAPSALTLAHASALADELVTVTDEEIGQALILLLEREKAVVEPAGAVGVAALLAGRAPGSGPVVAVLSGGNVDSLMLTRLIEHGLSAAGRYVRLRIVVADRPGALARITETIAELGLNVLDVEHHRAGVRLGIDEVEVLVTLETRDPEHRVAVVDELRAAGFTVDLM; this is encoded by the coding sequence GTGAGCCCGCCCACCGCACCGCTGCCACGACCGGTCACGTTGGTCGACGTGCACGACGTCGAGGCAGCACGCGCCGCGCTCCGTGGCCACATCCGCGTCACCCCGGTCGAGACGTCGGCCACGCTCTCGGCCCGGGCCGGCCGTCCCGTCCTGCTCAAAGCCGAGTATCGCCAGCGCACCGGCAGCTTCAAGGTCCGGGGGGCGTACCACCACATCGCCGGCCTGCCGGGCTCGGCGGCCGAGCTGGTGGCCGCGTCCGCTGGCAACCACGCGCAAGGCGTGGCGCTGGCCGCCTCCCTGGCCGGCCGCCGCGCCACGATCTTCATGCCGGTCCACGCGGCGCTGCCGAAAGTCGAGGCCACCCGTGCGTACGGGGCGGAGGTCCGGCTGGTCGGCGACGACGTCGAGGGCGCCATGGCCGCCGCTGAAGCCCACGCCAACGCCACGGGCGCCCACCTCGTGCCGCCGTTCGACGACCCGGCGGTGATCGCGGGCCAAGGCACGGTGGGGCTCGAGATCCTGGACCAGGTGCCGGACCTCGCCACGGTCGTGGTGCCGGTCGGCGGCGGGGGACTCCTCGCAGGTGTCGCTGTCGCCGTGAAGGCACGGCGACCCGACGTCCACGTGGTGGGCGTGCAGGCCGCGGGTGCGGCGTCGATGGTGGCCTCCCTCCGAGCCGGCACCCCCACCACAGTGGCCCACGTCCACACGATCGCGGATGGCATCGCGGTGAAGGCGCCGTCCGCGCTCACCCTGGCGCACGCGAGCGCGTTGGCCGACGAGCTCGTGACCGTCACCGACGAGGAGATCGGCCAGGCGCTCATCTTGTTGCTCGAACGCGAGAAGGCGGTGGTGGAGCCAGCGGGCGCCGTCGGCGTGGCGGCGCTCCTGGCCGGCAGGGCGCCCGGCAGCGGGCCGGTCGTCGCGGTGCTCTCGGGTGGCAACGTCGACTCTCTCATGCTGACGAGGCTGATCGAGCACGGCCTGTCGGCGGCGGGCCGTTACGTTCGCCTGCGGATCGTGGTGGCCGACCGGCCCGGCGCGCTGGCCCGCATCACCGAGACCATCGCCGAGCTCGGCCTCAACGTGCTCGACGTCGAACACCACCGCGCCGGCGTGCGCCTGGGGATCGACGAGGTCGAGGTGCTCGTCACGCTCGAGACCCGCGATCCCGAACACCGAGTGGCCGTCGTCGACGAGCTCCGCGCCGCGGGCTTCACGGTCGACTTGATGTAG
- a CDS encoding LLM class F420-dependent oxidoreductase, with amino-acid sequence MTNDLAGLGVWDGGLRYGDPAQAADAAAELEELGYTAMWIPDVGGDVFASLQNLLAATSTAVVATGILNMWMHTPDEVATRRAELDASAPGRLLLGIGVSHAALIDMQEAGKYQRPYSHMVEYLDALDAADPPVPVDGRVLAALGPKMLALAAARAAGVHPYLAPPDNTARTRAAVGPDALVCPEQPVVLERDPEVARQIARAHLVGYLALPNYRNNLLRNGIDESDLVDGGSDELVDTLVVWGDEDTIAARIAEHRAAGANHVCIQVLRADRSELPRAEWRRLAALVPR; translated from the coding sequence ATGACGAACGACCTGGCAGGACTCGGAGTGTGGGACGGGGGGCTGCGGTACGGCGACCCGGCCCAAGCCGCCGACGCCGCCGCCGAGCTCGAGGAGCTCGGCTACACCGCCATGTGGATCCCCGACGTGGGAGGCGACGTGTTCGCGTCGCTGCAGAACCTCCTCGCGGCCACCTCGACCGCCGTGGTCGCGACCGGGATCCTCAACATGTGGATGCACACCCCCGACGAGGTGGCCACGCGCCGCGCCGAGCTCGACGCCTCGGCACCCGGGCGCCTCTTGCTCGGCATCGGCGTCAGCCACGCGGCGCTCATCGACATGCAAGAGGCGGGTAAGTACCAACGCCCTTACAGCCACATGGTCGAGTACCTCGACGCCCTCGACGCCGCCGACCCGCCCGTTCCCGTCGACGGCCGCGTGCTCGCCGCGCTCGGCCCCAAGATGCTCGCGCTCGCCGCGGCGCGCGCCGCGGGCGTGCACCCGTACCTGGCGCCGCCCGACAACACCGCCCGCACGCGTGCGGCGGTCGGGCCCGACGCGCTCGTCTGCCCGGAGCAGCCAGTGGTGCTGGAGCGTGACCCCGAGGTCGCTCGCCAGATCGCCCGCGCGCATCTGGTGGGCTACCTGGCGCTCCCGAACTACCGCAACAACCTGCTGCGCAACGGGATCGACGAATCGGACCTCGTCGACGGTGGATCGGACGAACTCGTCGACACGCTGGTGGTCTGGGGCGACGAGGACACGATCGCCGCCCGCATCGCCGAGCATCGAGCAGCCGGCGCGAACCACGTGTGCATCCAGGTGCTCCGCGCCGATCGTTCTGAGCTCCCCCGCGCCGAGTGGCGCCGCCTCGCCGCCCTCGTCCCCCGCTGA
- the truA gene encoding tRNA pseudouridine(38-40) synthase TruA has product MTLFDVAAESPTPRAPLSRVRLVVAYDGGGFHGFARNPGVRTVAGLLTDVLEKILRHRVELTCAGRTDKGVHAWGQVVTFDASAAHLDLAALARSVNALCGPAVVVRDAAVVPADFDARFSADSRLYRYRIVNRPEADPFLAGRAWHVPDPLDVRDMELAGDPLIGEHDFSSFCRRPKPGPDGGDVSLRRRVLSVAWHDEGDGLLRFEIEATAFCHQMVRSIVGSLVDTGLGRRRAGVMKAVLEARDRSAAGAVAPPDGLYLWAVRYAGWSSDRP; this is encoded by the coding sequence GTGACGCTGTTCGACGTTGCCGCCGAGTCGCCCACGCCGCGCGCGCCACTGTCACGGGTGAGGTTGGTCGTTGCCTACGACGGCGGCGGGTTCCACGGGTTCGCGCGGAACCCGGGCGTCCGAACGGTCGCGGGGCTGCTGACTGACGTGCTCGAGAAGATCTTGCGCCATCGTGTCGAGCTCACTTGTGCGGGGCGCACCGACAAGGGCGTGCACGCGTGGGGTCAAGTCGTGACGTTCGACGCGTCGGCGGCGCACCTCGACCTCGCCGCGCTGGCTCGGTCCGTCAACGCGTTGTGCGGACCGGCCGTGGTGGTGCGGGACGCCGCGGTGGTACCGGCCGACTTCGATGCGCGGTTCTCGGCCGACAGCCGGCTGTACCGCTACCGGATCGTCAACCGGCCGGAGGCAGACCCGTTCCTGGCGGGCCGCGCCTGGCACGTCCCCGATCCGCTCGACGTGCGGGACATGGAGCTGGCTGGCGATCCGCTGATCGGTGAACACGACTTCTCGTCGTTTTGCCGGCGGCCGAAGCCGGGCCCCGACGGTGGCGACGTGTCGTTGCGTCGGCGGGTCCTGTCCGTGGCCTGGCACGACGAGGGTGACGGCCTGTTGCGATTCGAGATCGAAGCCACCGCGTTTTGCCACCAGATGGTCCGCTCGATCGTCGGGAGTCTGGTCGACACCGGCCTCGGGCGTCGCCGCGCCGGGGTGATGAAAGCGGTGCTCGAGGCCCGTGACCGGTCCGCCGCCGGCGCGGTGGCGCCACCTGACGGGCTGTACTTGTGGGCGGTCCGGTACGCGGGGTGGTCGTCGGATCGACCCTGA
- a CDS encoding DMT family transporter: MDARHLFAIALAVASALSLGTADALQLREAITIPADQALRPGLIWRLIRRSRWLWGALCDAAGFILLTVAIWQGSLVLVYPLVTLALVWTLGLLAVWFRDPLQRREWLAVAAVAAGVSLFVATTGSRHEQVSNASGVGWVTLAVCGAAVLAGAGAVALRSTGRRRAVLFAVAGGLAEAILAALMAGLSTRFDLGFKAVVTSWEVYAVIGAGVIDVLYKQTAYQAGYPTITLPIMRVMDPLLAVLFGSMLFDEQAWAHGASFAPALVGLAAMSAGLILLGREPRLAVDRST, from the coding sequence ATGGACGCTCGGCATCTGTTTGCCATCGCATTGGCGGTGGCGTCCGCGCTCTCACTGGGCACAGCCGACGCGTTGCAGCTGCGCGAGGCCATCACCATTCCCGCCGACCAGGCGCTACGCCCCGGGCTCATCTGGCGCCTGATCCGGCGCAGCCGCTGGCTGTGGGGCGCGCTGTGCGACGCGGCGGGGTTCATCTTGTTGACCGTCGCCATCTGGCAGGGCTCGCTGGTGTTGGTCTACCCGCTGGTCACCTTGGCGCTGGTGTGGACGTTGGGCCTGCTGGCCGTATGGTTCCGCGATCCGCTCCAACGCCGCGAGTGGCTCGCGGTCGCGGCGGTCGCGGCCGGTGTCAGCTTGTTCGTGGCGACCACGGGTTCGCGCCACGAGCAGGTGAGCAATGCCAGCGGTGTGGGTTGGGTGACGCTCGCGGTGTGCGGCGCCGCCGTGCTCGCCGGCGCGGGCGCGGTGGCGCTGCGCTCCACCGGACGCCGCCGGGCGGTGCTCTTCGCCGTGGCCGGTGGGCTGGCCGAAGCGATCCTCGCAGCGCTCATGGCCGGCCTGAGCACCCGCTTCGACCTGGGTTTCAAGGCGGTGGTGACATCGTGGGAGGTGTACGCGGTGATCGGCGCGGGCGTGATCGACGTGCTCTACAAGCAGACCGCGTACCAGGCCGGCTATCCCACCATCACCTTGCCGATCATGCGGGTGATGGACCCTTTGCTGGCGGTCCTGTTCGGTTCGATGCTGTTCGACGAGCAAGCCTGGGCACACGGGGCGTCGTTCGCGCCCGCGTTGGTGGGTCTGGCGGCGATGAGCGCCGGGTTGATTCTGCTCGGACGCGAGCCGCGTCTCGCGGTGGACCGGTCGACCTGA
- the rplQ gene encoding 50S ribosomal protein L17, producing MPATPKKGRRFGADAAHQRLMMANLVSSLVAAEGIVTTEAKAKALRPVAEKVITKAKKGGLHRHRQIVSYLGDKEAAQKLIEEIGPRYADRNGGYTRILKLGPRQGDNAPMARIELV from the coding sequence ATGCCCGCCACCCCGAAGAAGGGTCGCCGCTTCGGCGCCGACGCCGCGCACCAGCGGCTCATGATGGCGAACTTGGTCAGCTCCCTGGTCGCCGCCGAGGGGATCGTCACGACCGAAGCCAAGGCCAAGGCGTTGCGCCCGGTCGCCGAGAAGGTGATCACCAAGGCGAAAAAGGGCGGCCTGCACCGCCACCGCCAGATCGTGTCGTACCTCGGCGACAAAGAGGCAGCCCAGAAGCTGATCGAGGAGATCGGCCCACGCTATGCCGATCGCAACGGCGGCTACACGCGCATCTTGAAGTTGGGGCCGCGCCAGGGTGACAACGCACCCATGGCGCGCATCGAACTGGTCTGA